One segment of Cottoperca gobio chromosome 24, fCotGob3.1, whole genome shotgun sequence DNA contains the following:
- the otofa gene encoding otoferlin isoform X5 has protein sequence MMALMVHLKTAAHLRGKGDRIAKVTFRGLSFYSRVAENCEEVAHFNEVFRWPIASRLDGNEMLEIQVYNYSKVFSNRLVGTFCMVLQKVAEEGHLELTDTLIDDNNTSIKTSVTIEIKYQSMDGTVGVWSDGEFLDVPDDRDGMFAFETDSLLSGQSHASGTSPGRSLQGSIPTFRKAGKGVFSAMKLGKIKSSKDDHKKGDEPAVLEMEAMRLAGPLDPDTISLASVTAVTTNVSNKRSKPDIKMEPGSGRPVDYQISITVIEARQLIGLNMDPVVCVEIGDEKKYTSMKESTNCPYYNEYFVFDFHVPPDVMFDKIIKISVIHSKNLLRSGTLVGNFKMDVGTVYSQPEHQFYHKWAIMSDPDDITAGCKGYVKCDIAVVGKGDNIKTPHKANETDEDDLEGNLLLPEGIPAERQWARFYVKIYRAEGLPKMNTTIMANVKKAFIGENRDLVDPYVQVHFAGQKGKTSVQKSSYEPIWNEQVVFTELFPPLCKRMKVQIRDSDKVNDVAIGTHFVDLRKISNEGDKGFLPTMGPAWANMYGSTRQYTLMDEHQDLNEGLGEGVSFRSRLLLSIAVEILDTTSPELMSSTEVQVEGVSNISESATGKIDEFFLFGSFLEATMIDRKIGDKAISFEITIGNYGNQIDGVSKPSSAKKKRKDGESEEEESELIQNSSEDEADEDADLVSVSSTPPMKPVVTDRNYFHLPYFEKKPCVYIKSWWQDQRRRLYNSNMMDKIADKLEEGLNDVQEIMKTEKAFPERRLRGVLEELSVGCSRFVILANKDVNQAGRTKLDRERLKSCMREMDSMGQQAKQIRTQVKKNTIREKLKLVQNFLQKLRFLADEPQHSIPDVFIWMMSNNKRIAYARIPSKDILYSIVDEETGKDCCKVKGVFLKLPGKKGFGPAGWTVQAKLELYLWLGLNKQRKDFLSGLPNGFEEIKSAKMGPGLHSVPPVSLLYNMKQVFQLRAHMYQARSLFAADNSGLSDPFARVFFSTHSQVTEVLSETLCPTWDQLLVFDDVELFGEASELRDDPPIIVVELYDQDTVGKAEFIGRTFAKPTIKMCEEYYGPPRFPPQLEYYQIYRGNCTAGELLAAFELLQIPFDPEVIRRALIAVHNFAVPQIKIGQGGRADLPPLEGSTDSERGPILPVPLGIRPILSRYRIEVLFWGLRDLKRINLALVDRPRVDIECAGRGVQSVLIQNYKKNPNFSTLVKWFEVDLPENELLHPPLNIRVVDCRAFGRYILVGSHAVTSLRRFIYSAPDKTSNNWATAAKLMNGYMVLANGGSQPRSSPSLSSRTLSRPAGDIIVDLDAEHPVRKMDTVVKLDATSDAVVKVDMTEEESDKEKKKKKKKKKGGMEEDDETDERVLDWWSKYFASIETLKETLRAQDAAQAEAEEREDLEIAAEAADIKHDDLPLKGSKTKEKSKEKKSYKDKKKGQAADGSEKRPVKAKVDELMVYNKELEAEYGNFADWLHTFNLYRGKAGDDDEHALDDDRIVGRFKGSLCMYKLPLSEEVTREAGFDPNMGMFQSIPHNDPINVLVRVYVVRATDLHPADINGKADPYVVIKLGKSEVKDKENYISKQLNPVFGKSFDIEATFPMESMLTVSVYDWDLVGTDDLIGETKIDLENRFYSKYRATCGISSKYSVHGYNIWRDPMKPSQILGKLCKDGKIDGPHYGPGGKVKVANRIFLGATEMEDENGLKKQTEEHLALTVLNHWEEIPRVGWKLVPEHVETRPLLNPDKPGIEQGRIEMWVDMFPMDMPAPGPAIDISPRKPKRYELRVIIWNTDEVILEDDDYFTGEKSSDIFVRGWLKGQQEDKQDTDVHYHSLTGEGNFNWRFVYPFDYLMAEEKIVISKKESMFSWDETEYKIPPRLTLQVWDADHFSADDFLGAIELDLNRFPRGAKTAKQCSINMIRNEHELPTISIFKQKRVKGWWPFVARDENDEMELTGKVEAELHLVTAEEAEKSPVGLGRNEPDPLEKPNRPDTSLMWFLGPLKSIRYFIWHNYRWLILKVLGLVLLLLLLGLFLYSLPGYLVKKMLGV, from the exons ACCAGCGTCACCATAGAGATCAAATACCAGTCAATGGATGGCACAGTGGGAGTGTGGAGCGACGGGGAGTTCTTGGATGTTCCTGACGACCGTGATGGGATGTTTGCCTTTGAAACAGACAGCTTGCTGTCAGGACAAAGCCACGCGTCGGGGACGTCTCCTGGACGATCCTTACAGGGATCCATACCGACCTTCAGGAA AGCGGGGAAGGGAGTTTTCTCAGCCATGAAGCTCGGCAAGATCAAGAGCTCTAAGGACGACCACAAGAAAGGAG ATGAGCCGGCGGTCCTGGAAATGGAGGCGATGCGTCTCGCTGGACCACTGGACCCCGACACCATCTCTCTGGCCTCGGTCACCGCCGTCACCACCAACGTCTCCAACAAGAG GTCAAAGCCGGATATCAAGATGGAGCCAGGCTCTGGACGCCCAGTGGAttatcag ATCAGCATCACAGTGATCGAGGCCCGGCAGCTGATAGGCCTCAACATGGaccctgtggtgtgtgtggagattGGTGACGAAAAGAAGTACACGTCTATGAAGGAGTCCACCAACTGCCCCTACTACAATGAG TATTTCGTCTTTGACTTCCACGTCCCTCCTGACGTCATGTTTGATAAAATCATCAAGATCTCA GTTATTCACTCTAAAAATCTTCTTCGGAGTGGCACCCTGGTGGGAAACTTCAAGATGGACGTTGGGACTGTTTACTCTCAGcctg AACATCAGTTTTACCACAAGTGGGCCATCATGTCCGATCCTGACGACATCACAGCGGGCTGTAAAGGATATGTGAAGTGTGACATCGCTGTGGTCGGGAAGGGCGACAACATCAAGACCCCACACAAGGCCAACGAGACAGATGAAGACGACTTAGAGGG GAACCTCCTGCTCCCCGAGGGCATCCCAGCAGAGAGGCAGTGGGCAAGGTTTTATGTGAAGATCTACCGCGCTGAGGGACTTCCTAAAATGAACACCACTATCATGGCTAATGTGAAGAAGGCCTTCATAGGAGAGAACAGAGACCTGGTGGACCCTTACGTTCAAGTCCATTTTGCTGGGCAGAAA GGGAAGACTTCAGTCCAGAAGAGCAGCTATGAACCGATCTGGAACGAGCAGGTCGTCTTCACCGAGCTGTTCCCTCCACTCTGCAAACGCATGAAGGTCCAGATACGAGACTCGGATAAGGTCAACGACGTCGCCATAGGAACCCACTTTGTTGACCTACGCAAGATATCAAATGAAGGTGACAAAG GGTTCCTGCCCACAATGGGTCCAGCCTGGGCCAACATGTACGGTTCCACCCGTCAGTACACTCTGATGGACGAGCACCAGGACCTGAACGAGGGTCTCGGAGAAGGCGTGTCCTTCAGATCCCGTCTCCTGCTCTCCATCGCTGTCGAGATCCTGGACACCACTTCACCCGAGCTCATGAGCTCCAccgaggtgcaggtggagggcGTCTCCAACATCTCAGAG AGCGCCACTGGGAAAATAGACGAGTTCTTCCTCTTTGGTTCCTTCCTGGAAGCCACAATGATCGACAGGAAGATCGGTGACAAAGCGATAAGTTTTGAAATCACGATAG GTAACTACGGCAACCAGATAGATGGTGTAAGCAAACCTTCGTCggcaaagaagaagaggaaagatggggagagtgaagaagaggagagcgaGCTCATACAGAACTCCAGTGAGGACGAGGCGGACGAGGACGCGGACCTGGTCTCCGtctcctccactcctccaaTGAAGCCCGTCGTCACCGACAG GAATTACTTCCATCTCCCCTACTTTGAAAAGAAGCCGTGTGTCTACATCAAAAGCTGGTGGCAGGACCAGAGAAGAAGACTTTACAACTCCAACATGATGGACAAGATCGCTGACAAGCTG GAAGAGGGTTTGAATGATGTTCAGGAGATCATGAAGACGGAGAAGGCTTTTCCAGAACGCAGACTGAGGGGAGTGCTGGAGGAGCTCAGCGTTGGCTGCAG TCGGTTTGTGATTCTGGCTAACAAGGACGTGAACCAGGCCGGCCGAACCAAACTGGATCGGGAGCGGCTCAAGTCCTGCATGAGAGAGATG GACAGCATGGGCCAGCAGGCCAAGCAGATCCGCACTCaggtgaagaaaaacacaatccGAGAGAAACTCAAGCTGGTGCAGAACTTCCTGCAGAAGCTTCGTTTCCTCGCCGACGAG CCTCAGCACAGCATCCCAGATGTTTTCATCTGGATGATGAGCAACAACAAGCGCATCGCCTACGCCCGAATCCCTTCCAAAGACATTCTCTACTCCATCGTGGATGAGGAAACGGGAAAAGACTGCTGCAAAGTCAAAGGTGTCTTCCTAAAG CTGCCTGGTAAGAAGGGCTTTGGCCCTGCAGGCTGGACAGTTCAGGCGAAGCTGGAGTTGTATCTGTGGCTCGGCCTCAACAAGCAAAGGAAGGACTTCCTCAGCGGTCTGCCGAACGGTTTTGAAGAAATCAAATCCGCTAAAATGGGCCCCGGTCTTCATTCTGTGCCCCCCGTCAGCCTCCTCTACAACA TGAAGCAGGTGTTTCAGCTGAGAGCACACATGTACCAGGCCCGCAGTCTGTTTGCTGCTGACAACAGTGGCCTTTCGGATCCCTTCGCTCGGGTCTTCTTCTCCACACACAGCCAAGTTACCGAG GTCCTGAGCGAGACTCTCTGCCCTACGTGGGACCAGCTGCTGGTGTTTGACGACGTGGAGCTGTTCGGGGAGGCCAGTGAGCTGAGAGACGACCCTCCGATCATTGTAGTGGAACTCTATGACCAGGACACTGTG GGCAAGGCAGAGTTCATAGGTCGGACGTTTGCAAAGCCAACCATCAAGATGTGTGAAGAGTACTACGGCCCCCCGAGGTTCCCACCGCAGCTGGAGTACTACCAGATTTACAGAGGGAACTGCACTGCTGGGGAACTGCTGGCTGCCTTTGAGCTGCTGCAG ATACCTTTCGACCCGGAGGTGATTAGGCGAGCTCTGATCGCTGTCCATAACTTTGCTGTTCCTCAAATAAAG ATTGGTCAAGGAGGGAGGGCCGATCTGCCTCCCCTCGAAGGGTCGACAGATTCGGAGCGTGGACCCATTCTGCCTGTGCCTTTGGGCATCCGACCCATCCTGAGTCGCTACCGCATAGAG GTTTTGTTTTGGGGCTTAAGGGACCTGAAGAGGATCAACCTGGCTCTGGTGGATCGGCCCCGTGTGGACATAGAGTGTGCAGGCAGAGGTGTGCAGTCTGTCCTCATCCAGAACTATAAGAAGAACCCCAACTTCAGCACCCTGGTTAAATGGTTCGAGGTG GACCTTCCAGAGAATGagcttctccaccctcctctcaACATCCGGGTGGTGGACTGCCGGGCATTTGGCCGTTACATACTGGTGGGGTCCCACGCTGTCACCAGCCTGAGACGTTTCATCTACAGCGCCCCGGACAAGACCTCCAACAACTGGGCCACTGCAG CTAAGCTAATGAATGGGTACATGGTCCTTGCCAATGGCGGCTCCCAGCCTCGCTCCTCACCCAGCCTTTCCTCCCGCACCCTCTCTCGCCCCGCAGGTGACATCATCGTCGACTTGGACGCAGAGCATCCAGTCCGAAAGATGGACACGGTTGTCAAGTTAGACGCT ACGTCTGACGCTGTTGTAAAAGTTGACATG actgaagaggagagtgacaaagagaaaaagaagaagaagaagaaaaagaagggcGGCATGGAGGAAGACGATGAGACCGATGAGAGAGTGCTGGACTGGTGGTCCAAATATTTCGCTTCAATAGAGACACTGAAGGAG ACCCTCAGAGCCCAGGACGCGGCTCAGGCAGAggcggaggagagagaggacctGGAGATAGCTGCAGAGGCAGCAG ATATCAAACATGATGACCTTCCTCTGAAAGGCTCCAAGACGAAGGAAAagagcaaagagaagaagagctacaaggacaagaagaaggGTCAGGCTGCGGACGGCTCCGAGAAACGACCGGTTAAAGCAAAGGTGGACGAGCTGATG GTGTACAACAAGGAGCTGGAGGCTGAGTACGGCAACTTCGCAGACTGGCTCCACACTTTCAACTTGTACAGAGGAAAGGCTGGGGATGACGACGAACACGCTCTGGATGACGACAGGATTGTTGGCAGATTCAAG GGATCCTTATGTATGTACAAGCTACCTCTGTCTGAGGAAGTCACGAGAGAGGCCGGATTCGATCCTAATATGGGCATGTTCCAGAGCATCCCACATAATGATCCAATCAACGTCCTTGTCCGTGTCTATGTGGTCAGA GCTACAGATCTGCATCCTGCTGATATCAATGGGAAGGCTGATCCATATGTCGTCATCAAGCTGGGCAAGTCAGAGGTCAAGGACAAAGAGAACTACATCTCCAAACAGCTCAATCCTGTATTTGGCAA ATCCTTTGACATCGAGGCCACGTTCCCCATGGAGTCCATGCTAACTGTGTCGGTGTACGACTGGGACCTGGTCGGCACTGACGACCTGATCGGAGAGACAAAGATTGACTTGGAGAATCGTTTCTACAGCAAATACAGAGCCACCTGTGGCATTTCATCCAAATATtctgt CCATGGATACAATATTTGGCGGGACCCTATGAAGCCCAGTCAGATCCTGGGGAAGCTCTGTAAAGACGGCAAGATCGACGGACCTCATTATGGGCCGGGAGGCAAAGTCAAGGTGGCCAATCGAATCTTCCTTGGAGCTACAGAGATGGAGGATGAAAATG GTCTAAAGAAGCAGACTGAGGAGCACTTAGCTCTGACGGTGCTGAACCACTGGGAGGAGATCCCGAGGGTCGGCTGGAAGCTCGTCCCTGAACACGTGGAGACCAGACCCCTGCTGAACCCCGACAAACCCGGCATCGAACAG GGCCGTATTGAGATGTGGGTGGATATGTTTCCTATGGACATGCCTGCTCCTGGACCTGCGATCGACATATCACCACGGAAACCAAAGAG ATATGAGCTCAGGGTGATTATTTGGAATACAGACGAAGTAATACTGGAGGACGATGATTACTTCACTGGGGAAAAGTCCAGTGACATATTTGTCAGGGG ATGGCTGAAAGGGCAGCAGGAGGACAAGCAGGACACAGATGTGCACTATCACTCCCTTACTGGTGAGGGAAACTTTAACTGGCGCTTTGTCTACCCCTTCGATTACCTCATGGCTGAGGAGAAGATCGTCATCTCCAAGAAGGAGTCCATGTTCTCCTGGGATGAGACTGAATATAAGATCCCTCCTCGCCTCACGCTGCAGGTCTGGGACGCTGATCACTTCTCTGCTGACGACTTCCTGG GTGCGATTGAGTTGGACCTAAACCGGTTCCCTCGTGGCGCCAAGACGGCCAAGCAGTGTTCCATCAACATGATCCGAAATGAGCATGAGCTGCCCACCATTTCCATCTTCAAACAAAAGAGGGTGAAGGGCTGGTGGCCGTTTGTAGCTCGCGATGAGAACGATGAAATGGAGTTAACG GGTAAAGTAGAAGCTGAGCTTCATCTGGTGACAGCAGAGGAGGCGGAGAAAAGTCCTGTAGGACTGGGACGGAATGAGCCTGATCCACTGGAAAAACCAAA TCGCCCGGACACCAGTCTTATGTGGTTTCTTGGCCCTCTGAAGTCCATTCGTTACTTCATCTGGCACAACTACCGCTGGCTGATCCTCAAGGTCCTGGGGCtggtcctgctgctgctcttgctGGGCCTCTTCCTCTACTCACTCCCAGGCTACCTGGTCAAGAAGATGCTGGGGGTCTGA